Proteins found in one Venturia canescens isolate UGA chromosome 6, ASM1945775v1, whole genome shotgun sequence genomic segment:
- the MESK2 gene encoding protein NDRG3 isoform X4, translating to MPAGIGASYRSLGDLGEDVYKSTTIVDQTQTTGQSVLESVKKAFSFASPKVELRKKDPLIEDRRESVSIVSRERNKMPTAATAEESALLGTMPSDSMDDIELKNIQLQFPALRYLTRDDGSVREERVETDKGSLLVAVQGNRAKPAILTYHDLGLNYISSFQAFFNYIDMRVLLENFCVYHVNAPGQEEGAPTLPEDYIYPTMDELAEQLLFVLGHFGLKSVIGFGVGAGANILARFSLAHSEKVNALCLINCVSTQAGWIEWGYQKLNVRHLRSQGMTQGVLDYLMWHHFGRGTLERNHDLVQVYTNYFERRVNPTNLALFIDSYVRRTDLNIVRELDPTRKKDGSTLGVPVINITGSLSPHVDDTVTLNGRLDPTNSSWMKISDCGMVLEEQPGKVSEAFRLFLQGEGYGLA from the exons ATGCCGGCAGGTATTGGCGCTTCGTACAGGTCGCTAGGCGACCTAGGCGAAGACGTTTACAAAAGCACGACTATCGTCGATCAGACCCAGACCACGGGACAGAGCGTCCTGGAGAGTGTTAAAAAGGCCTTCAGTTTCGCCTCGCCGAAGGTCGAGTTGAGGAAGAAGGATCCATTGATCGAGGACAGACGGGAGAGCGTCTCGATAGTTTCCAG GGAAAGAAACAAGATGCCAACAGCTGCAACCGCCGAGGAATCTGCTCTTCTGGG CACGATGCCTTCCGACAGTATGGACGATATCGAACTGAAAAACATTCAGCTACAGTTTCCAGCACTGAGATATCTCACCAGGGACGACGGCTCCGTCAGGGAGGAACGGGTGGAAACCGATAAGGGCAGTTTGCTCGTTGCTGTCCAAGGAAATCGGGCGAAACCTGCCATTCTCACTTACCACGATTTAGGCCTTAACT ACATTTCGAGCTTCCAAGCGTTCTTCAATTACATCGACATGCGCGTTTTACTTGAAAACTTTTGCGTCTATCACGTAAATGCACCTGGACAAGAGGAAGGAGCTCCGACGTTACCCGAAGA TTACATCTATCCAACGATGGACGAGTTGGCGGAACAATTGCTTTTCGTTCTCGGACACTTTGGTCTGAAATCAGTAATTGGCTTCGGTGTGGGCGCCGGTGCCAACATCCTGGCGCGTTTTTCGCTCGCTCACTCGGAAAAAGTCAATGCGCTGTGCTTGATCAACTGCGTCTCGACGCAAGCGGGATGGATCGAATGGGGCTATCAGAAGCTGAACGTTCGTCATCTGAGATCACAGGGCATGACTCAAGGTGTTTTGGACTACTTGATGTGGCATCACTTTGGCAGG GGAACCTTGGAGAGAAATCACGATCTCGTGCAAGTCTACACCAATTACTTCGAGCGTCGCGTCAATCCGACAAATCTCGCTCTCTTCATCGACAGCTATGTGCGCCGTACAGATCTCAATATCGTTAGGGAATTGGACCCCACACGTAAGAAGGACGGATCGACCCTTGGCGTTCCGGTTATCAATATAACTGGATCGTTGAGCCCACACGTCGACGATACTGTCACTCTCAACGGACGTCTCGACCCGACCAACAGCTCTTGGATGAAG ATATCCGATTGTGGTATGGTATTGGAAGAACAGCCAGGGAAAGTGAGCGAAGCATTCCGACTCTTTCTCCAGGGGGAAGGATATG GATTGGCCTAA
- the MESK2 gene encoding protein NDRG3 isoform X5, with amino-acid sequence MSTAQSVFSDNESAKDRSSCTMPSDSMDDIELKNIQLQFPALRYLTRDDGSVREERVETDKGSLLVAVQGNRAKPAILTYHDLGLNYISSFQAFFNYIDMRVLLENFCVYHVNAPGQEEGAPTLPEDYIYPTMDELAEQLLFVLGHFGLKSVIGFGVGAGANILARFSLAHSEKVNALCLINCVSTQAGWIEWGYQKLNVRHLRSQGMTQGVLDYLMWHHFGRGTLERNHDLVQVYTNYFERRVNPTNLALFIDSYVRRTDLNIVRELDPTRKKDGSTLGVPVINITGSLSPHVDDTVTLNGRLDPTNSSWMKISDCGMVLEEQPGKVSEAFRLFLQGEGYVAPLSPLKMADYRLASLEGLNHICSKKIDWPTATIHITENPISEAVVC; translated from the exons CACGATGCCTTCCGACAGTATGGACGATATCGAACTGAAAAACATTCAGCTACAGTTTCCAGCACTGAGATATCTCACCAGGGACGACGGCTCCGTCAGGGAGGAACGGGTGGAAACCGATAAGGGCAGTTTGCTCGTTGCTGTCCAAGGAAATCGGGCGAAACCTGCCATTCTCACTTACCACGATTTAGGCCTTAACT ACATTTCGAGCTTCCAAGCGTTCTTCAATTACATCGACATGCGCGTTTTACTTGAAAACTTTTGCGTCTATCACGTAAATGCACCTGGACAAGAGGAAGGAGCTCCGACGTTACCCGAAGA TTACATCTATCCAACGATGGACGAGTTGGCGGAACAATTGCTTTTCGTTCTCGGACACTTTGGTCTGAAATCAGTAATTGGCTTCGGTGTGGGCGCCGGTGCCAACATCCTGGCGCGTTTTTCGCTCGCTCACTCGGAAAAAGTCAATGCGCTGTGCTTGATCAACTGCGTCTCGACGCAAGCGGGATGGATCGAATGGGGCTATCAGAAGCTGAACGTTCGTCATCTGAGATCACAGGGCATGACTCAAGGTGTTTTGGACTACTTGATGTGGCATCACTTTGGCAGG GGAACCTTGGAGAGAAATCACGATCTCGTGCAAGTCTACACCAATTACTTCGAGCGTCGCGTCAATCCGACAAATCTCGCTCTCTTCATCGACAGCTATGTGCGCCGTACAGATCTCAATATCGTTAGGGAATTGGACCCCACACGTAAGAAGGACGGATCGACCCTTGGCGTTCCGGTTATCAATATAACTGGATCGTTGAGCCCACACGTCGACGATACTGTCACTCTCAACGGACGTCTCGACCCGACCAACAGCTCTTGGATGAAG ATATCCGATTGTGGTATGGTATTGGAAGAACAGCCAGGGAAAGTGAGCGAAGCATTCCGACTCTTTCTCCAGGGGGAAGGATATG TTGCCCCGCTCTCGCCATTGAAAATGGCCGATTACCGGCTAGCATCTCTCGAAGGCCTTAATCACATCTgcagcaaaaaaatcgactggcCTACAGCGACTATTCATATTACCGAAAATCCCATATCGGAAGCCGTCGTCTGCTAA
- the MESK2 gene encoding protein NDRG3 isoform X3, which produces MPAGIGASYRSLGDLGEDVYKSTTIVDQTQTTGQSVLESVKKAFSFASPKVELRKKDPLIEDRRESVSIVSSTMPSDSMDDIELKNIQLQFPALRYLTRDDGSVREERVETDKGSLLVAVQGNRAKPAILTYHDLGLNYISSFQAFFNYIDMRVLLENFCVYHVNAPGQEEGAPTLPEDYIYPTMDELAEQLLFVLGHFGLKSVIGFGVGAGANILARFSLAHSEKVNALCLINCVSTQAGWIEWGYQKLNVRHLRSQGMTQGVLDYLMWHHFGRGTLERNHDLVQVYTNYFERRVNPTNLALFIDSYVRRTDLNIVRELDPTRKKDGSTLGVPVINITGSLSPHVDDTVTLNGRLDPTNSSWMKISDCGMVLEEQPGKVSEAFRLFLQGEGYVAPLSPLKMADYRLASLEGLNHICSKKIDWPTATIHITENPISEAVVC; this is translated from the exons ATGCCGGCAGGTATTGGCGCTTCGTACAGGTCGCTAGGCGACCTAGGCGAAGACGTTTACAAAAGCACGACTATCGTCGATCAGACCCAGACCACGGGACAGAGCGTCCTGGAGAGTGTTAAAAAGGCCTTCAGTTTCGCCTCGCCGAAGGTCGAGTTGAGGAAGAAGGATCCATTGATCGAGGACAGACGGGAGAGCGTCTCGATAGTTTCCAG CACGATGCCTTCCGACAGTATGGACGATATCGAACTGAAAAACATTCAGCTACAGTTTCCAGCACTGAGATATCTCACCAGGGACGACGGCTCCGTCAGGGAGGAACGGGTGGAAACCGATAAGGGCAGTTTGCTCGTTGCTGTCCAAGGAAATCGGGCGAAACCTGCCATTCTCACTTACCACGATTTAGGCCTTAACT ACATTTCGAGCTTCCAAGCGTTCTTCAATTACATCGACATGCGCGTTTTACTTGAAAACTTTTGCGTCTATCACGTAAATGCACCTGGACAAGAGGAAGGAGCTCCGACGTTACCCGAAGA TTACATCTATCCAACGATGGACGAGTTGGCGGAACAATTGCTTTTCGTTCTCGGACACTTTGGTCTGAAATCAGTAATTGGCTTCGGTGTGGGCGCCGGTGCCAACATCCTGGCGCGTTTTTCGCTCGCTCACTCGGAAAAAGTCAATGCGCTGTGCTTGATCAACTGCGTCTCGACGCAAGCGGGATGGATCGAATGGGGCTATCAGAAGCTGAACGTTCGTCATCTGAGATCACAGGGCATGACTCAAGGTGTTTTGGACTACTTGATGTGGCATCACTTTGGCAGG GGAACCTTGGAGAGAAATCACGATCTCGTGCAAGTCTACACCAATTACTTCGAGCGTCGCGTCAATCCGACAAATCTCGCTCTCTTCATCGACAGCTATGTGCGCCGTACAGATCTCAATATCGTTAGGGAATTGGACCCCACACGTAAGAAGGACGGATCGACCCTTGGCGTTCCGGTTATCAATATAACTGGATCGTTGAGCCCACACGTCGACGATACTGTCACTCTCAACGGACGTCTCGACCCGACCAACAGCTCTTGGATGAAG ATATCCGATTGTGGTATGGTATTGGAAGAACAGCCAGGGAAAGTGAGCGAAGCATTCCGACTCTTTCTCCAGGGGGAAGGATATG TTGCCCCGCTCTCGCCATTGAAAATGGCCGATTACCGGCTAGCATCTCTCGAAGGCCTTAATCACATCTgcagcaaaaaaatcgactggcCTACAGCGACTATTCATATTACCGAAAATCCCATATCGGAAGCCGTCGTCTGCTAA
- the MESK2 gene encoding protein NDRG3 isoform X6, producing MPTAATAEESALLGTMPSDSMDDIELKNIQLQFPALRYLTRDDGSVREERVETDKGSLLVAVQGNRAKPAILTYHDLGLNYISSFQAFFNYIDMRVLLENFCVYHVNAPGQEEGAPTLPEDYIYPTMDELAEQLLFVLGHFGLKSVIGFGVGAGANILARFSLAHSEKVNALCLINCVSTQAGWIEWGYQKLNVRHLRSQGMTQGVLDYLMWHHFGRGTLERNHDLVQVYTNYFERRVNPTNLALFIDSYVRRTDLNIVRELDPTRKKDGSTLGVPVINITGSLSPHVDDTVTLNGRLDPTNSSWMKISDCGMVLEEQPGKVSEAFRLFLQGEGYVAPLSPLKMADYRLASLEGLNHICSKKIDWPTATIHITENPISEAVVC from the exons ATGCCAACAGCTGCAACCGCCGAGGAATCTGCTCTTCTGGG CACGATGCCTTCCGACAGTATGGACGATATCGAACTGAAAAACATTCAGCTACAGTTTCCAGCACTGAGATATCTCACCAGGGACGACGGCTCCGTCAGGGAGGAACGGGTGGAAACCGATAAGGGCAGTTTGCTCGTTGCTGTCCAAGGAAATCGGGCGAAACCTGCCATTCTCACTTACCACGATTTAGGCCTTAACT ACATTTCGAGCTTCCAAGCGTTCTTCAATTACATCGACATGCGCGTTTTACTTGAAAACTTTTGCGTCTATCACGTAAATGCACCTGGACAAGAGGAAGGAGCTCCGACGTTACCCGAAGA TTACATCTATCCAACGATGGACGAGTTGGCGGAACAATTGCTTTTCGTTCTCGGACACTTTGGTCTGAAATCAGTAATTGGCTTCGGTGTGGGCGCCGGTGCCAACATCCTGGCGCGTTTTTCGCTCGCTCACTCGGAAAAAGTCAATGCGCTGTGCTTGATCAACTGCGTCTCGACGCAAGCGGGATGGATCGAATGGGGCTATCAGAAGCTGAACGTTCGTCATCTGAGATCACAGGGCATGACTCAAGGTGTTTTGGACTACTTGATGTGGCATCACTTTGGCAGG GGAACCTTGGAGAGAAATCACGATCTCGTGCAAGTCTACACCAATTACTTCGAGCGTCGCGTCAATCCGACAAATCTCGCTCTCTTCATCGACAGCTATGTGCGCCGTACAGATCTCAATATCGTTAGGGAATTGGACCCCACACGTAAGAAGGACGGATCGACCCTTGGCGTTCCGGTTATCAATATAACTGGATCGTTGAGCCCACACGTCGACGATACTGTCACTCTCAACGGACGTCTCGACCCGACCAACAGCTCTTGGATGAAG ATATCCGATTGTGGTATGGTATTGGAAGAACAGCCAGGGAAAGTGAGCGAAGCATTCCGACTCTTTCTCCAGGGGGAAGGATATG TTGCCCCGCTCTCGCCATTGAAAATGGCCGATTACCGGCTAGCATCTCTCGAAGGCCTTAATCACATCTgcagcaaaaaaatcgactggcCTACAGCGACTATTCATATTACCGAAAATCCCATATCGGAAGCCGTCGTCTGCTAA
- the MESK2 gene encoding protein NDRG3 isoform X1, giving the protein MPAGIGASYRSLGDLGEDVYKSTTIVDQTQTTGQSVLESVKKAFSFASPKVELRKKDPLIEDRRESVSIVSRERNKMPTAATAEESALLGTMPSDSMDDIELKNIQLQFPALRYLTRDDGSVREERVETDKGSLLVAVQGNRAKPAILTYHDLGLNYISSFQAFFNYIDMRVLLENFCVYHVNAPGQEEGAPTLPEDYIYPTMDELAEQLLFVLGHFGLKSVIGFGVGAGANILARFSLAHSEKVNALCLINCVSTQAGWIEWGYQKLNVRHLRSQGMTQGVLDYLMWHHFGRGTLERNHDLVQVYTNYFERRVNPTNLALFIDSYVRRTDLNIVRELDPTRKKDGSTLGVPVINITGSLSPHVDDTVTLNGRLDPTNSSWMKISDCGMVLEEQPGKVSEAFRLFLQGEGYVAPLSPLKMADYRLASLEGLNHICSKKIDWPTATIHITENPISEAVVC; this is encoded by the exons ATGCCGGCAGGTATTGGCGCTTCGTACAGGTCGCTAGGCGACCTAGGCGAAGACGTTTACAAAAGCACGACTATCGTCGATCAGACCCAGACCACGGGACAGAGCGTCCTGGAGAGTGTTAAAAAGGCCTTCAGTTTCGCCTCGCCGAAGGTCGAGTTGAGGAAGAAGGATCCATTGATCGAGGACAGACGGGAGAGCGTCTCGATAGTTTCCAG GGAAAGAAACAAGATGCCAACAGCTGCAACCGCCGAGGAATCTGCTCTTCTGGG CACGATGCCTTCCGACAGTATGGACGATATCGAACTGAAAAACATTCAGCTACAGTTTCCAGCACTGAGATATCTCACCAGGGACGACGGCTCCGTCAGGGAGGAACGGGTGGAAACCGATAAGGGCAGTTTGCTCGTTGCTGTCCAAGGAAATCGGGCGAAACCTGCCATTCTCACTTACCACGATTTAGGCCTTAACT ACATTTCGAGCTTCCAAGCGTTCTTCAATTACATCGACATGCGCGTTTTACTTGAAAACTTTTGCGTCTATCACGTAAATGCACCTGGACAAGAGGAAGGAGCTCCGACGTTACCCGAAGA TTACATCTATCCAACGATGGACGAGTTGGCGGAACAATTGCTTTTCGTTCTCGGACACTTTGGTCTGAAATCAGTAATTGGCTTCGGTGTGGGCGCCGGTGCCAACATCCTGGCGCGTTTTTCGCTCGCTCACTCGGAAAAAGTCAATGCGCTGTGCTTGATCAACTGCGTCTCGACGCAAGCGGGATGGATCGAATGGGGCTATCAGAAGCTGAACGTTCGTCATCTGAGATCACAGGGCATGACTCAAGGTGTTTTGGACTACTTGATGTGGCATCACTTTGGCAGG GGAACCTTGGAGAGAAATCACGATCTCGTGCAAGTCTACACCAATTACTTCGAGCGTCGCGTCAATCCGACAAATCTCGCTCTCTTCATCGACAGCTATGTGCGCCGTACAGATCTCAATATCGTTAGGGAATTGGACCCCACACGTAAGAAGGACGGATCGACCCTTGGCGTTCCGGTTATCAATATAACTGGATCGTTGAGCCCACACGTCGACGATACTGTCACTCTCAACGGACGTCTCGACCCGACCAACAGCTCTTGGATGAAG ATATCCGATTGTGGTATGGTATTGGAAGAACAGCCAGGGAAAGTGAGCGAAGCATTCCGACTCTTTCTCCAGGGGGAAGGATATG TTGCCCCGCTCTCGCCATTGAAAATGGCCGATTACCGGCTAGCATCTCTCGAAGGCCTTAATCACATCTgcagcaaaaaaatcgactggcCTACAGCGACTATTCATATTACCGAAAATCCCATATCGGAAGCCGTCGTCTGCTAA
- the MESK2 gene encoding protein NDRG3 isoform X7: MPAGIGASYRSLGDLGEDVYKSTTIVDQTQTTGQSVLESVKKAFSFASPKVELRKKDPLIEDRRESVSIVSRERNKMPTAATAEESALLGTMPSDSMDDIELKNIQLQFPALRYLTRDDGSVREERVETDKGSLLVAVQGNRAKPAILTYHDLGLNYISSFQAFFNYIDMRVLLENFCVYHVNAPGQEEGAPTLPEDYIYPTMDELAEQLLFVLGHFGLKSVIGFGVGAGANILARFSLAHSEKVNALCLINCVSTQAGWIEWGYQKLNVRHLRSQGMTQGVLDYLMWHHFGRGTLERNHDLVQVYTNYFERRVNPTNLALFIDSYVRRTDLNIVRELDPTRKKDGSTLGVPVINITGSLSPHVDDTVTLNGRLDPTNSSWMKISDCGMVLEEQPGKVSEAFRLFLQGEGYVVRSPRKTLTSTTPEVAPLSPLKMADYRLASLEGLNHICSKKIDWPTATIHITENPISEAVVC, from the exons ATGCCGGCAGGTATTGGCGCTTCGTACAGGTCGCTAGGCGACCTAGGCGAAGACGTTTACAAAAGCACGACTATCGTCGATCAGACCCAGACCACGGGACAGAGCGTCCTGGAGAGTGTTAAAAAGGCCTTCAGTTTCGCCTCGCCGAAGGTCGAGTTGAGGAAGAAGGATCCATTGATCGAGGACAGACGGGAGAGCGTCTCGATAGTTTCCAG GGAAAGAAACAAGATGCCAACAGCTGCAACCGCCGAGGAATCTGCTCTTCTGGG CACGATGCCTTCCGACAGTATGGACGATATCGAACTGAAAAACATTCAGCTACAGTTTCCAGCACTGAGATATCTCACCAGGGACGACGGCTCCGTCAGGGAGGAACGGGTGGAAACCGATAAGGGCAGTTTGCTCGTTGCTGTCCAAGGAAATCGGGCGAAACCTGCCATTCTCACTTACCACGATTTAGGCCTTAACT ACATTTCGAGCTTCCAAGCGTTCTTCAATTACATCGACATGCGCGTTTTACTTGAAAACTTTTGCGTCTATCACGTAAATGCACCTGGACAAGAGGAAGGAGCTCCGACGTTACCCGAAGA TTACATCTATCCAACGATGGACGAGTTGGCGGAACAATTGCTTTTCGTTCTCGGACACTTTGGTCTGAAATCAGTAATTGGCTTCGGTGTGGGCGCCGGTGCCAACATCCTGGCGCGTTTTTCGCTCGCTCACTCGGAAAAAGTCAATGCGCTGTGCTTGATCAACTGCGTCTCGACGCAAGCGGGATGGATCGAATGGGGCTATCAGAAGCTGAACGTTCGTCATCTGAGATCACAGGGCATGACTCAAGGTGTTTTGGACTACTTGATGTGGCATCACTTTGGCAGG GGAACCTTGGAGAGAAATCACGATCTCGTGCAAGTCTACACCAATTACTTCGAGCGTCGCGTCAATCCGACAAATCTCGCTCTCTTCATCGACAGCTATGTGCGCCGTACAGATCTCAATATCGTTAGGGAATTGGACCCCACACGTAAGAAGGACGGATCGACCCTTGGCGTTCCGGTTATCAATATAACTGGATCGTTGAGCCCACACGTCGACGATACTGTCACTCTCAACGGACGTCTCGACCCGACCAACAGCTCTTGGATGAAG ATATCCGATTGTGGTATGGTATTGGAAGAACAGCCAGGGAAAGTGAGCGAAGCATTCCGACTCTTTCTCCAGGGGGAAGGATATG TGGTGAGATCCCCGCGGAAGACTCTGACGTCGACAACACCCGAAG TTGCCCCGCTCTCGCCATTGAAAATGGCCGATTACCGGCTAGCATCTCTCGAAGGCCTTAATCACATCTgcagcaaaaaaatcgactggcCTACAGCGACTATTCATATTACCGAAAATCCCATATCGGAAGCCGTCGTCTGCTAA